The following are encoded in a window of Brachyhypopomus gauderio isolate BG-103 chromosome 18, BGAUD_0.2, whole genome shotgun sequence genomic DNA:
- the nfrkb gene encoding nuclear factor related to kappa-B-binding protein isoform X2 has product MDSLDQMLTDPLDSGMDNDGCVMEECMLGNCRVRIPEDLLENPEIFFSVMSESTWSEVLTDAQRQHLRQLLPHFPENNISEQDSVIRDLFNSQNFCFGNPLHLAQKLFRDGYFNPEVVKYRQLCAKSQRKRHIYSLQQYYHKLLKQILVSRKELLDLAIRSGPELSVKRRHPVPSHKEAQEQRVRRRVGRILREVKAECGDSNVSSDEDDTASWLPAPQSPSSPTPTPTISLRVLPSLSTQDMKTIDRTELEEKDLRAMLRRHREKRKRQPDHPDLMTSDLHLGDIMTRVNIGRKGSIMALFDLALPKKKMREEKRRRKMRPIKMESDDGCDGQSPAVSMAPAALSDNMTAPLQSVKEEPMEESQNSPDMVEEIAVSFFHLLEDMLRQDGLASSSLIEEKVQQWQASPASALNPWFSMAPCWSDLVVPALQFLSGENKSVSVPGGFTPCVEFRELSQQWKWTGPCQDTEKDLSALCLLWLESKDHVVVKEGEEPAELTPPAPRVWTDYVVRPSTGEERHVFQEQEQRRYDQPHKAFTFRMHGFESVVGPVKGVFDKETSLNKAREHSLLRSDRPAYVTILSLVRDAAARLPNGEGTRAEICELLKDSQFLAPDVTSAQVNTVVSGALDRLHYEKDPCVKYDIGRKLWIYLHRDRSQEEFERIHQAQAAAAKARKALQQKPKPAPKPKSGSKEAGSKSGVTEGQSSGAEGASTPVTSFPQLPSTPTPSTPGTPKSPMPPVVSTPTKAGVPESVKTSPSVLLVTPPSMPQLGTLLSAGQAPPPASQQAPPQPAARVVAHSAAAGSLPQVRVVTQTGLPAAPAGQATALIHQTPHHIRLPVTMAHSKGLAQSVVTLPLRSQSTGSSIQVQASRAAAGLAVPGLTSAVAVSKAQSSCPASPAHSTASPAVLQAVTSQNIIKQVAITGQLGVKAQSAAGIPLTATNLRIQGKDVLRLPPSSITTDAKGQTVLRITPDMMATLKLTPDMLAGATAASTKGISATLHVTPPQPSPPPTSNPVPVAAAEALAAKAASSLVPPGATALVKVHPERKATCDTAIRLMPALAVTMADPKARTFSTVTSSESKPGGTTIRIVPNLGVIPQKQGQTVTVNTTTTSTRPATASSGTATVTIATGSVAGAKGVTLGTATAGSPLALGTTAAGVRQVPVSATVVTTTQQGKLPARITVPLSVLSQPLKSKSVVTTPILKGNISTNIGNLGRNIILTTMPAGTKLIAGNKPVSFVTAQQLQQLQQQGQATQVRIQTVPAQQLQQRSAASSPKSTVSTVVVSTAPSPKTAPDPQ; this is encoded by the exons ATGGATTCTTTGGATCAAATGCTAACGGACCCGTTGGACTCAGGAATGGACAACGATGGATGTGTAATGGAGGAATGCATGTTGGGAAACTGCAGAGTTCGTATTCCAGAAGATCTTCTAGAGAAC CCAGAGATCTTTTTCTCTGTAATGAGTGAAAGTACATGGTCTGAGGTTCTGACAGACGCACAGAGACAACATCTCCGCCAGCTTCTACCTCACTTTCCAGAGAATAACATTTCAGAACAGGACAGTGTCATCAGAGACCTCTTCAACAGCCAGAATTTCTGCTTTGGCAACCCCCTGCACCTTGCTCAGAAACTCTTCAGAG ATGGCTACTTTAACCCAGAGGTGGTGAAGTACAGGCAACTCTGTGCAAAGTCCCAGAGAAAAAGGCACATCTATTCCCTCCAGCAGTACTACCACAAACTCCTTAAGCAAATCCTTGTCTCCAGAAAG GAGTTGCTGGATCTGGCGATCCGCAGTGGACCGGAGCTGTCTGTGAAACGGCGCCACCCTGTTCCCTCCCACAAGGAGGCACAGGAGCAGCGTGTCAGACGTAGAGTGGGCCGGATCCTGCGGGAGGTGAAGGCTGAGTGTGGGGACAGCAATGTGTCCTCTGATGAAGACG ACACTGCATCTTGGTTGCCAGCCCCTCAGTCTCCCTCATCCCCAACTCCAACTCCAACGATATCTCTCAGGGTTCTGCCTAGCCTCTCAACACAGGACATGAAGACCATAG ACAGGACAGAGCTGGAAGAAAAGGACTTGAGAGCCATGCTgagaagacacagagagaagaggaaACGGCAGCCA GATCATCCTGACCTAATGACGTCTGACCTGCACCTTGGTGATATCATGACCCGTGTAAATATAGGAAGGAAAGGATCAATTATGG CCTTATTTGACCTGGCTCTGCCTAAGAAGAAGATGAGGGAAGAGAAGAGGCGGCGGAAGATGAGGCCCATTAAAATGGAATCTGACGATGGCTGCGATGGCCAATCACCAGCGGTCTCCATGGCGCCTGCCGCTCTCTCTGACAACATGACCGCTCCTCTACAGAGCGTCAAGGAAGA ACCCATGGAGGAGTCCCAAAACAGCCCGGACATGGTGGAGGAAATAGCTGTTAGCTTCTTCCATCTTCTAGAAGACATGCTTAGGCAGGATGGTCTGGCATCCTCTTCCCTG ATCGAGGAGAAGGTGCAACAGTGGCAGGCCTCCCCTGCTAGTGCCCTCAACCCCTGGTTCTCCATGGCCCCCTGTTGGTCTGATCTGGTAGTGCCTGCCCTGCAGTTTCTATCTGGGGAGAATAAGT CTGTCTCTGTGCCTGGTGGCTTCACTCCTTGCGTGGAATTCAGAGAGCTCTCTCAGCAGTGGAAATGGACCG GGCCCtgccaggacacggagaaagaTCTCAGTGCCCTTTGCCTCCTTTGGCTGGAGTCAAAAGACCATGTGGTAGTCAAG gagggagaggaaccagctgagctaactcCTCCAGCTCCCAGAGT GTGGACTGATTATGTGGTGAGGCCCAGCACAGGAGAGGAGCGGCACGTCTTTCAAGAGCAG GAACAGCGGCGCTATGACCAGCCTCACAAAGCCTTCACCTTCCGCATGCATGGCTTTGAGTCTGTGGTGGGGCCCGTCAAAGGGGTTTTCGACAAGGAGACGTCCCTCAACAAAGCTCGCGAGCACTCTCTGCTGCGCTCCGACCGCCCGGCCTACGTCACCATCCTCTCTTTGG TGCGGGATGCAGCTGCTCGGCTGCCCAACGGTGAAGGTACACGAGCGGAGATCTGCGAGCTGCTGAAGGACTCCCAGTTCCTGGCCCCCGACGTCACCAGCGCACAG GTTAACACGGTGGTGAGCGGGGCTCTCGACCGCCTTCACTACGAGAAGGACCCGTGTGTGAAGTACGACATCGGCCGCAAGCTGTGGATCTATCTGCACAGAGACCGGAGTCAGGAGGAGTTTg AGAGGATCCACCAGGCCCAGGCTGCAGCAGCCAAGGCGAGAAAAGCCCTGCAGCAGAAGCCCAAACCTGCCCCCAAGCCC AAATCAGGCAGCAAAGAAGCAGGAAGTAAGAGTGGCGTCACAGAAGGCCAGAGCTCTGGTGCTGAGGGAGCTTCTACCCCAGTGACCAGCTTCCCCCAACTCCCCAGTACCCCCACACCAAGCACACCAGGCACCCCCAAGTCTCCAATGCCCCCAGTTGTGTCGACGCCAACCAAAGCGGGCGTTCCAGAATCTGTCAAAACCAGCCCCAG TGTCCTGCTGGTGACCCCTCCCTCCATGCCCCAGCTGGGCACCCTGCTGTCTGCGGGCCAGGCGCCCCCCCCGGCCTCGCAGCAGGCCCCTCCGCAGCCGGCCGCTCGGGTAGTGGCCCACTCCGCCGCTGCAGGCTCTCTGCCCCAGGTGCGCGTGGTGACCCAGACGGGCCTCCCAGCCGCCCCCGCTGGCCAGGCCACCGCGCTCATTCACCAGACGCCCCATCACATCAGGCTCCCCGTCACCATGGCCCACAGCAAGGGCCTCGCACAG tcTGTGGTAACTCTGCCTTTGAGGAGCCAGTCCACTGGCAGCTCTATTCAGGTGCAGGCCTCGCGCGCTGCGGCTGGCCTGGCCGTCCCGGGTCTGACCTCCGCCGTGGCCGTCAGTAAAGCCCAGAGCAGCTGCCCAGCGAGTCCCGCTCACAGCACGGCCTCCCCCGCCGTCCTGCAGGCCGTCACCAGCCAGAACATCATTAAACAG GTTGCCATCACTGGACAGCTGGGCGTGAAGGCCCAGAGTGCAGCAGGCATTCCGCTGACCGCCACCAACCTGCGTATTCAGGGCAAAGACGTCCTGCGCCTGCcgccctcctccatcaccacggACGCCAAAGGTCAGACGGTGCTCCGCATCACCCCGGACATGATGGCCACGCTCAAACTCACCCCGGACATGCTGGCCGGGGCCACGGCCGCCTCCACCAAGGGCATCTCGGCCACCCTGCACGTGACCCCGCCCCAGCCGTCTCCCCCGCCCACCTCCAACCCCGTCCCCGTGGCAGCCGCCGAGGCGCTGGCCGCCAAAGCCGCCTCCTCCCTGGTGCCCCCCGGGGCCACCGCCCTGGTCAAGGTGCACCCCGAGCGGAAGGCCACGTGCGACACGGCCATCCGCCTCATGCCCGCCCTGGCCGTCACCATGGCCGACCCCAAGGCCCGCACCTTCTCCACCGTCACCTCCTCCGAGTCCAAGCCCGGCGGCACCACCATACGCATCGTGCCCAACCTGGGGGTGATCCCGCAGAAGCAGGGCCAGACCGTCACggtgaacaccaccaccaccagcaccaggcCCGCCACGGCCTCCTCGGGCACGGCCACCGTCACCATAGCTACCGGCAGCGTGGCGGGAGCCAAAGGCGTGACGTTGGGAACGGCGACGGCGGGCTCTCCCCTCGCCCTGGGAACAACGGCGGCTGGCGTCAGACAGGTGCCCGTTAGTGCAACCGTGGTGACGACCACGCAGCAG GGGAAGCTGCCTGCAAGGATCACTGTGCCTCTGTCTGTTCTTAGCCAGCCTCTGAAGAGCAAGAGTGTGGTCACTACGCCCATCCTGAAAGGCAACATCAGCACTAA CATCGGGAATCTGGGCCGGAACATCATCCTGACCACCATGCCGGCAGGCACCAAGCTCATCGCGGGAAACAAGCCCGTCAGCTTCGTCACGGCTCAGCAGCTACAGCAGTTACAGCAGCAAGGCCAGGCCACGCAG gTGCGTATCCAGACCGTCCCAGCTCAGCAGCTCCAGCAGCGCTCGGCTGCCAGTTCCCCCAAATCCACCGTGTCCACAGTGGTGGTGTCTACTGCCCCCTCGCCCAAAACAGCGCCTGACCCACAGTGA
- the st14b gene encoding ST14 transmembrane serine protease matriptase b codes for MDLLEKGIQNNSKSLVDDPSVQFITLSSNEKLKRKASPCRNILLVGLVILGILAALAVLLQVWLHLSWTSSVLRVCSGSMTISNEKFVKPYEDAKSVQFKELASKVVKQIKVLYSSLPLLSRYYVGSSVQAFSECHDGSVTVYYMSEFHVPLIYVSTLDEVISSIELTGMFWHPRKLLVPEFEKALQIRDVIFGAVDPRLFNSTLRGRYRDTNHCHVGKTGTIQSIGYPFFPYPPNIYTEWQLRADPGYRIRLEFTVLNMENDCHNDFIKVYDSLVPIEKQVLTEKCGYNPSDKMILLSSGNVMLVSMVTNGENNFPGFKAEYSQVPDEGQECGGKLSGFNGTFSSPGFPSYYPPQTQCVWEIEVPEGKHVKVKFNTFSIREPGQSPHDCYNDYLEVDNNRMCGELPANKVQFSKTNHIAVIFSSDMSYVDKGFSAEFEAVEPSQKCLGKFQCDNDECIHSVLRCDGIDDCSDKSDETNCVCKESDIKCKNGFCKPKYWRCDGINDCGDNTDEENCGICRTGEITCRNNRCVPELKKCDGHDDCGDGTDESECPKPIVVNCSEYTYKCRDNKCISKHNPQCDGDRDCEDGSDEVDCDCGSKPYKNSRIVGGQTSTEGEWPWQASLHVKGHGHVCGASVISNRWMITAAHCVQDAGQIMYSQPDVWMVHLGLHDQGQYNRWTMHKNVKRIISHPDYHSSEFDNDIALVELDSPIKFNQRVWPICLPAATDEFFAGKPVWITGWGRVQEAGMLANALQKAQVRIINDTVCSQLMGNGVTPRMICAGVLSGGVDACQGDSGGPLSYIDLASGRWFLTGVVSWGHGCGRKSKPGIYTRVTKFRRWIRAETGV; via the exons GTTGATGACCCTTCAGTGCAGTTCATCACTCTGTCTAGTAATGAGAAGCTAAAGAGGAAGGCCTCACCATGCAGAAACATCTTGCTCGTTGGACTAGTTATATTAGGAATACTCGCTGCACTGGCAGTGCTGCTGCAAGTATGGCTACATTTGT CATGGACAAGTAGCGTTTTGAGGGTGTGCTCTGGTTCTATGACCATTTCTAATGAGAAATTCGTAAAGCCTTACGAGGATGCAAAAAGTGTTCAGTTCAAAGAGCTAGCTTCCAAGGTGGTAAAACAA ATAAAAGTTTTGTACAGTAGTTTACCATTATTGTCGAGATATTATGTTGGCTCCAGTGTTCAAGCCTTCAG TGAGTGCCACGACGGCTCTGTCACAGTCTACTACATGTCAGAGTTCCATGTGCCTTTGATTTATGTGTCTACCCTGGATGAGGTCATCAGTTCCATTGAGCTCACTGGAATGTTCTGGCACCCACGGAAGCTCCTGGTCCCTGAGTTTGAGAAGGCCCTACAAATCAGAGATGTCATCTTTGGAG CTGTGGACCCTCGCCTGTTTAATTCAACTCTGAGAG GTCGCTACAGGGACACCAACCACTGTCATGTGGGTAAAACTGGCACCATACAGTCTATAGGCTACCCTTTCTTTCCCTACCCCCCCAACATCTACACCGAGTGGCAGCTTCGTGCTGATCCTGGCTACAGAATTCGACTTGAGTTTACCGTACTGAACATGGAAAATGATTGCCATAACGACTTCATCAAAGTCTATGACTCTCTAGTTCCCATTGAGAAGCAAGTCCTTACAGA GAAATGTGGATACAACCCAAGCGATAAGATGATTTTACTGTCTTCTGGAAATGTCATGTTAGTTTCAATGGTCACAAATGGAGAAAATAACTTTCCAGGATTCAAGGCAGAATACTCCCAAGTCCCTGATGAAGGCCAAG AGTGTGGGGGCAAACTCAGTGGGTTTAATGGCACATTCTCATCTCCTGGCTTTCCTTCCTACTATCCTCCTCAAACCCAGTGTGTTTGGGAAATAGAg GTTCCAGAAGGAAAACATGTTAAAGTGAAGTTCAATACGTTTTCTATACGTGAGCCAGGACAGAGCCCCCATGACTGTTACAATGACTACCTGGAGGTGGACAATAACAG GATGTGTGGAGAATTACCGGCAAACAAAGTCCAATTTAGCAAGACCAACCACATAGCTGTCATATTCTCTTCTGACATGTCTTATGTAGACAAGGGCTTCTCTGCAGAGTTTGAAGCCGTGGAGCCCAGTCAAA AATGCTTGGGGAAATTCCAGTGTGACAATGATGAATGCATTCACTCTGTCCTGAGATGTGATGGCATAGATGACTGTAGTGACAAGAGCGATGAAACGAACTGTG TCTGCAAGGAGTCTGACATCAAATGTAAGAATGGCTTCTGCAAGCCAAAATACTGGCGCTGCGATGGTATTAATGACTGTGGAGACAACACAGATGAGGAGAATTGTG GTATATGTAGAACTGGGGAAATAACATGTCGAAACAACCGCTGTGTCCCTGAACTTAAGAAGTGCGATGGCCATGATGATTGTGGTGATGGCACAGATGAATCTGAGTGCCCGAAAC CCATAGTTGTCAACTGCTCCGAATACACCTACAAGTGTAGGGATAACAAGTGTATCAGCAAGCATAATCCTCAGTGTGATGGAGACAGAGACTGTGAAGACGGCTCGGATGAGGTCGACTGTG ACTGTGGTTCCAAACCCTACAAGAATTCTCGGATTGTGGGTGGACAGACATCCACTGAAGGCGAGTGGCCTTGGCAGGCCAGCCTCCATGTAAAGGGCCATGGCCACGTGTGTGGAGCCTCTGTCATTAGCAACCGCTGGATGATCACCGCCGCTCACTGTGTTCAAGACGCTGGCCAAATTAT gtaTTCTCAACCTGACGTGTGGATGGTCCACCTGGGTCTGCATGATCAAGGACAATATAACCGGTGGACGATGCATAAAAACGTGAAACGGATCATCTCTCACCCCGACTATCACTCTTCGGAATTTGATAATGATATTGCTCTGGTTGAGCTGGACAGCCCTATAAAATTCAATCAGAGGGTTTGGCCTATCTGCCTACCTGCAGCCACAGATGAATTCTTTGCAGGCAAGCCTGTGTGGATTACAGGCTGGGGAAGAGTCCAAGAAGCAGGAA TGTTAGCAAATGCGCTGCAGAAAGCACAAGTTCGCATCATCAATGACACAGTGTGCAGTCAGCTGATGGGAAACGGGGTCACACCACGCATGATCTGTGCCGGGGTTCTCAGCGGTGGCGTAGACGCATGCCAG GGCGACTCAGGCGGGCCGCTGTCCTACATAGACTTGGCCAGCGGGCGCTGGTTTCTGACCGGCGTGGTGAGCTGGGGGCATGGGTGTGGCCGGAAGAGCAAACCTGGGATCTACACTCGCGTCACCAAATTCCGTAGATGGATTCGAGCAGAGACTGGGGTATAG
- the nfrkb gene encoding nuclear factor related to kappa-B-binding protein isoform X1, with protein MDSLDQMLTDPLDSGMDNDGCVMEECMLGNCRVRIPEDLLENPEIFFSVMSESTWSEVLTDAQRQHLRQLLPHFPENNISEQDSVIRDLFNSQNFCFGNPLHLAQKLFRDGYFNPEVVKYRQLCAKSQRKRHIYSLQQYYHKLLKQILVSRKELLDLAIRSGPELSVKRRHPVPSHKEAQEQRVRRRVGRILREVKAECGDSNVSSDEDDTASWLPAPQSPSSPTPTPTISLRVLPSLSTQDMKTIDRTELEEKDLRAMLRRHREKRKRQPDHPDLMTSDLHLGDIMTRVNIGRKGSIMALFDLALPKKKMREEKRRRKMRPIKMESDDGCDGQSPAVSMAPAALSDNMTAPLQSVKEEPMEESQNSPDMVEEIAVSFFHLLEDMLRQDGLASSSLIEEKVQQWQASPASALNPWFSMAPCWSDLVVPALQFLSGENKSVSVPGGFTPCVEFRELSQQWKWTGPCQDTEKDLSALCLLWLESKDHVVVKQEGEEPAELTPPAPRVWTDYVVRPSTGEERHVFQEQEQRRYDQPHKAFTFRMHGFESVVGPVKGVFDKETSLNKAREHSLLRSDRPAYVTILSLVRDAAARLPNGEGTRAEICELLKDSQFLAPDVTSAQVNTVVSGALDRLHYEKDPCVKYDIGRKLWIYLHRDRSQEEFERIHQAQAAAAKARKALQQKPKPAPKPKSGSKEAGSKSGVTEGQSSGAEGASTPVTSFPQLPSTPTPSTPGTPKSPMPPVVSTPTKAGVPESVKTSPSVLLVTPPSMPQLGTLLSAGQAPPPASQQAPPQPAARVVAHSAAAGSLPQVRVVTQTGLPAAPAGQATALIHQTPHHIRLPVTMAHSKGLAQSVVTLPLRSQSTGSSIQVQASRAAAGLAVPGLTSAVAVSKAQSSCPASPAHSTASPAVLQAVTSQNIIKQVAITGQLGVKAQSAAGIPLTATNLRIQGKDVLRLPPSSITTDAKGQTVLRITPDMMATLKLTPDMLAGATAASTKGISATLHVTPPQPSPPPTSNPVPVAAAEALAAKAASSLVPPGATALVKVHPERKATCDTAIRLMPALAVTMADPKARTFSTVTSSESKPGGTTIRIVPNLGVIPQKQGQTVTVNTTTTSTRPATASSGTATVTIATGSVAGAKGVTLGTATAGSPLALGTTAAGVRQVPVSATVVTTTQQGKLPARITVPLSVLSQPLKSKSVVTTPILKGNISTNIGNLGRNIILTTMPAGTKLIAGNKPVSFVTAQQLQQLQQQGQATQVRIQTVPAQQLQQRSAASSPKSTVSTVVVSTAPSPKTAPDPQ; from the exons ATGGATTCTTTGGATCAAATGCTAACGGACCCGTTGGACTCAGGAATGGACAACGATGGATGTGTAATGGAGGAATGCATGTTGGGAAACTGCAGAGTTCGTATTCCAGAAGATCTTCTAGAGAAC CCAGAGATCTTTTTCTCTGTAATGAGTGAAAGTACATGGTCTGAGGTTCTGACAGACGCACAGAGACAACATCTCCGCCAGCTTCTACCTCACTTTCCAGAGAATAACATTTCAGAACAGGACAGTGTCATCAGAGACCTCTTCAACAGCCAGAATTTCTGCTTTGGCAACCCCCTGCACCTTGCTCAGAAACTCTTCAGAG ATGGCTACTTTAACCCAGAGGTGGTGAAGTACAGGCAACTCTGTGCAAAGTCCCAGAGAAAAAGGCACATCTATTCCCTCCAGCAGTACTACCACAAACTCCTTAAGCAAATCCTTGTCTCCAGAAAG GAGTTGCTGGATCTGGCGATCCGCAGTGGACCGGAGCTGTCTGTGAAACGGCGCCACCCTGTTCCCTCCCACAAGGAGGCACAGGAGCAGCGTGTCAGACGTAGAGTGGGCCGGATCCTGCGGGAGGTGAAGGCTGAGTGTGGGGACAGCAATGTGTCCTCTGATGAAGACG ACACTGCATCTTGGTTGCCAGCCCCTCAGTCTCCCTCATCCCCAACTCCAACTCCAACGATATCTCTCAGGGTTCTGCCTAGCCTCTCAACACAGGACATGAAGACCATAG ACAGGACAGAGCTGGAAGAAAAGGACTTGAGAGCCATGCTgagaagacacagagagaagaggaaACGGCAGCCA GATCATCCTGACCTAATGACGTCTGACCTGCACCTTGGTGATATCATGACCCGTGTAAATATAGGAAGGAAAGGATCAATTATGG CCTTATTTGACCTGGCTCTGCCTAAGAAGAAGATGAGGGAAGAGAAGAGGCGGCGGAAGATGAGGCCCATTAAAATGGAATCTGACGATGGCTGCGATGGCCAATCACCAGCGGTCTCCATGGCGCCTGCCGCTCTCTCTGACAACATGACCGCTCCTCTACAGAGCGTCAAGGAAGA ACCCATGGAGGAGTCCCAAAACAGCCCGGACATGGTGGAGGAAATAGCTGTTAGCTTCTTCCATCTTCTAGAAGACATGCTTAGGCAGGATGGTCTGGCATCCTCTTCCCTG ATCGAGGAGAAGGTGCAACAGTGGCAGGCCTCCCCTGCTAGTGCCCTCAACCCCTGGTTCTCCATGGCCCCCTGTTGGTCTGATCTGGTAGTGCCTGCCCTGCAGTTTCTATCTGGGGAGAATAAGT CTGTCTCTGTGCCTGGTGGCTTCACTCCTTGCGTGGAATTCAGAGAGCTCTCTCAGCAGTGGAAATGGACCG GGCCCtgccaggacacggagaaagaTCTCAGTGCCCTTTGCCTCCTTTGGCTGGAGTCAAAAGACCATGTGGTAGTCAAG caggagggagaggaaccagctgagctaactcCTCCAGCTCCCAGAGT GTGGACTGATTATGTGGTGAGGCCCAGCACAGGAGAGGAGCGGCACGTCTTTCAAGAGCAG GAACAGCGGCGCTATGACCAGCCTCACAAAGCCTTCACCTTCCGCATGCATGGCTTTGAGTCTGTGGTGGGGCCCGTCAAAGGGGTTTTCGACAAGGAGACGTCCCTCAACAAAGCTCGCGAGCACTCTCTGCTGCGCTCCGACCGCCCGGCCTACGTCACCATCCTCTCTTTGG TGCGGGATGCAGCTGCTCGGCTGCCCAACGGTGAAGGTACACGAGCGGAGATCTGCGAGCTGCTGAAGGACTCCCAGTTCCTGGCCCCCGACGTCACCAGCGCACAG GTTAACACGGTGGTGAGCGGGGCTCTCGACCGCCTTCACTACGAGAAGGACCCGTGTGTGAAGTACGACATCGGCCGCAAGCTGTGGATCTATCTGCACAGAGACCGGAGTCAGGAGGAGTTTg AGAGGATCCACCAGGCCCAGGCTGCAGCAGCCAAGGCGAGAAAAGCCCTGCAGCAGAAGCCCAAACCTGCCCCCAAGCCC AAATCAGGCAGCAAAGAAGCAGGAAGTAAGAGTGGCGTCACAGAAGGCCAGAGCTCTGGTGCTGAGGGAGCTTCTACCCCAGTGACCAGCTTCCCCCAACTCCCCAGTACCCCCACACCAAGCACACCAGGCACCCCCAAGTCTCCAATGCCCCCAGTTGTGTCGACGCCAACCAAAGCGGGCGTTCCAGAATCTGTCAAAACCAGCCCCAG TGTCCTGCTGGTGACCCCTCCCTCCATGCCCCAGCTGGGCACCCTGCTGTCTGCGGGCCAGGCGCCCCCCCCGGCCTCGCAGCAGGCCCCTCCGCAGCCGGCCGCTCGGGTAGTGGCCCACTCCGCCGCTGCAGGCTCTCTGCCCCAGGTGCGCGTGGTGACCCAGACGGGCCTCCCAGCCGCCCCCGCTGGCCAGGCCACCGCGCTCATTCACCAGACGCCCCATCACATCAGGCTCCCCGTCACCATGGCCCACAGCAAGGGCCTCGCACAG tcTGTGGTAACTCTGCCTTTGAGGAGCCAGTCCACTGGCAGCTCTATTCAGGTGCAGGCCTCGCGCGCTGCGGCTGGCCTGGCCGTCCCGGGTCTGACCTCCGCCGTGGCCGTCAGTAAAGCCCAGAGCAGCTGCCCAGCGAGTCCCGCTCACAGCACGGCCTCCCCCGCCGTCCTGCAGGCCGTCACCAGCCAGAACATCATTAAACAG GTTGCCATCACTGGACAGCTGGGCGTGAAGGCCCAGAGTGCAGCAGGCATTCCGCTGACCGCCACCAACCTGCGTATTCAGGGCAAAGACGTCCTGCGCCTGCcgccctcctccatcaccacggACGCCAAAGGTCAGACGGTGCTCCGCATCACCCCGGACATGATGGCCACGCTCAAACTCACCCCGGACATGCTGGCCGGGGCCACGGCCGCCTCCACCAAGGGCATCTCGGCCACCCTGCACGTGACCCCGCCCCAGCCGTCTCCCCCGCCCACCTCCAACCCCGTCCCCGTGGCAGCCGCCGAGGCGCTGGCCGCCAAAGCCGCCTCCTCCCTGGTGCCCCCCGGGGCCACCGCCCTGGTCAAGGTGCACCCCGAGCGGAAGGCCACGTGCGACACGGCCATCCGCCTCATGCCCGCCCTGGCCGTCACCATGGCCGACCCCAAGGCCCGCACCTTCTCCACCGTCACCTCCTCCGAGTCCAAGCCCGGCGGCACCACCATACGCATCGTGCCCAACCTGGGGGTGATCCCGCAGAAGCAGGGCCAGACCGTCACggtgaacaccaccaccaccagcaccaggcCCGCCACGGCCTCCTCGGGCACGGCCACCGTCACCATAGCTACCGGCAGCGTGGCGGGAGCCAAAGGCGTGACGTTGGGAACGGCGACGGCGGGCTCTCCCCTCGCCCTGGGAACAACGGCGGCTGGCGTCAGACAGGTGCCCGTTAGTGCAACCGTGGTGACGACCACGCAGCAG GGGAAGCTGCCTGCAAGGATCACTGTGCCTCTGTCTGTTCTTAGCCAGCCTCTGAAGAGCAAGAGTGTGGTCACTACGCCCATCCTGAAAGGCAACATCAGCACTAA CATCGGGAATCTGGGCCGGAACATCATCCTGACCACCATGCCGGCAGGCACCAAGCTCATCGCGGGAAACAAGCCCGTCAGCTTCGTCACGGCTCAGCAGCTACAGCAGTTACAGCAGCAAGGCCAGGCCACGCAG gTGCGTATCCAGACCGTCCCAGCTCAGCAGCTCCAGCAGCGCTCGGCTGCCAGTTCCCCCAAATCCACCGTGTCCACAGTGGTGGTGTCTACTGCCCCCTCGCCCAAAACAGCGCCTGACCCACAGTGA